The Rosa rugosa chromosome 3, drRosRugo1.1, whole genome shotgun sequence sequence ACAAATTCTGCCCTTTTTCATTTGCATTACTCAGTAGTGAGGATGAAGATTGAAACACTGCAGTTTTTGATTTGTACAATTCTATAAATCAAGCTGTAAAATAGAAATGTATTGATGCGATTCATTATACACAGATATATACTATGTACTGTAATACACTAATACGAACTGATAGAATGTATTCCTTCCACAATGTGGAGTTTTTGAGATTGAAAGAGGAAAGATGCAATACTAATGAATTTTGGGTGAGTGGGCCTTGGGCCTACTACTATACTACATTTAGGTCCAGACTTGAGGCCCATTGATATTGTATGTATCGTCTTTGTCAACAATTGATTAGACGTTTGAAAGACTTGAAAGAACTTTTCCTTGgaggtttgaactttgaacaaCGTTAACAAACGTGCAAAATTCGTAAATGAGAGTACAGCTACTTGGTGCAGCTATACGAGCCCATGCTTCAATGCATTCGACGAAAAACCCAGGGAATATTAAACCTGCTAATTAACCAAAAGAACAATGATCGACATCCCTAGCTTTGACCATTGGATTTTATATCTTCATATATTAATGAACTCGATCTACATTTTCGAAAATTGTGCAGTGCTTCAGGGGATGAAATCTGCTGGTTCATATTCTGATTGGTCCATTAAgattagaaaatgaaagaaagattaagataatgatttttttaatcattctaAGCCAATCAAAGCATGGGGATAGTGTTGGGAGAGGGTTtttgggacagcagatttcatcccgtGCTTCAGAGTAATTAAATTTTAAAGTCTGAAGCTGCAAAATTACTTATTGATATACAGTCACAACACAATGTACTAATTCAATGGCGGTTTCGAAATTTTAATACTCAGGAACACTAAAAAATGTAAAGATGTTGTATTGTGTTTGTGAGTATTAAAACTCCAATAACATGAGTCACTGAGTTATTACTTGTTAGAGAAGACTTATGGCGGTTGATCTTGTGAGCCCATTTCTCTGACTAAGTTATAATGAGAAGACTTATATGGTTGTAGaccaattaatttagtttagttCCTCATTAGGGTGATGGACCATGGAGGAAACCGGCCAACACTAGCTAACCTAAACAAGTCTCTCCTCGATCTTCGAGTCTCTTAGATTGCCAGTTACATCAAAACGGAAACGGGGACTATTCTCAAGGTCGGAAAGTGTAATGATCGTGGTGTATATCGGTCCCCCACGCACATCGAAATGCGAGCCAAGGAAAGGAAAGGAAGCAAGAATGACATCCATCCCCACGTTTAGCTTCCACGTCTATATGTGAATGGCCAATCCACATTCCACAAACCCCTTCCATTCTTGGTAATGCCTTTCTTCTCTAGTCCTCTACCTACACTTAAAATGGCTTAATTGTAGCTCTTGGTTCTTTTGAATCTAGCTAATTGTGCAACTCAGATCGGATTGGAATCGAAGCTAGCTAGCTGCTCCAGATCGATCAGCGAAGAAATTAAATGGCGAGAGGTAAGATCCAGATCAAGAGGATAGAGAACGTGACGAATAGGCAGGTCACCTACTCCAAGAGAAGGAACGGCCTGTTCAAGAAGGCCAATGAGCTCACTGTTCTCTGTGATGCTAAGGTTTCTCTCCTCATGGTTTCCTCTTCCGGAAAGCTTCATGAATTCATCAGCCCCTCCACCACGTACGTAATTATTGAATCCATGGCTCGATCTCGTTCCGGATACGATGGATTGCAAATTAACCCTAGCGCGCGCcttcaattttaattaattatatatgctagctatatattaattaaatttttgtGTATATATAGGACAAAGCAAGTGTACGATGAGTACCAGAAGCTCCTCGGAATTGACCTTTGGAAATCGCACTATGAGGTGAGATCCGATCTCTCTCTGTCCAGCTCTtcacatttttttaattatttatatgaTTGTGATAATTTGTACAGACAATGCAAGAAAATTTGAAGAAGCTGAAAGAGATAAATAAGAGTCTTAGGAGGCAGATCAGGTACGTAAGTAATATATGCAATTCTCTTACTGATTGTTTCAATCCAAAGTATAATCAGCTTGATATATGGTCTGTTTAATTTAATTACTTCTTAATTAATTTTGATATATAGCCACAGGGTGGGCGAGTGTTTGAACGATCTGAGATTCGCTGAACTGCACAGTCTTGAGAAAGAAATGGAAAGCGCTGTAGAAGTTGTTCGTAATCGCaaggttgtatatatatatctttgctCCTCGATCTCTTGGTGTCCAGTGATCTATAAATCATTATGGCTCTTATTATTTGTTAATTTTctaaagaaaaatatttattgGATGAATATCAAGAACTACTAAGTTATAAAGGAAGAGCTGCATATATAATGTGGCTTCTTAATTTACTGGGTTAATTTTTATGCTTAAAGCATCTTCACTAAAACGGATTAATTACATTTCAAATGCATATAGGTGCAGCAAAGTTAAACAACGACATTAAGTAAATTCATAGCCAAATTATATTACTGAATGAATATAGGTGCAgcaagtttagggtttagggtttaggtgaatatatatataggtgcAGCAAGTTAAACTCATGTATAGACTGTAGCGAGCTGTAAGTtcactttcttttctttgccGTCTTTGTTGTCAAGTTTCACTGTATAGTTTGGATCTTTTATTGCATTGATAGTATGGGGAATTGGGGATTAATTGGGTGCATCTTTAGAATAAGTGGTCTGTCTAATGTACTCCATGTATTCCATCTTTTCAATCAGATTGCGATAGCTTGTGTTTTGGCCACGTCAATCTTAAATCACTTTATTAAGAGCCTGTCCTCTTTTCAAGGTTTTATCAGAATATGGGTGATTCACTGATTTGGAGATTTGATCACATGGGTTTCTTTCTATGATTCTATCAAAGAGATGGGTGTAACTGGatatttgtttttcttcaaTTGTTTATTACTTTATTTCTAATTTTTGCGGCTAAcaatctttcattttcttctttataGATCTCCTTATAAATTGTTTGAGATTTTATATGGTTTTCTATAAATGAGTATATTGCTAGCAGAGAGACCCAGCATTAACCTACCTTACCAGACTTGCTAGCTAGTTTTGTTGTcacttcattttttctttcttcctaaTCTACGTAGCTAAGTAAGCTAATATTAACATCTGTGATGATTGACAGCTGAAGCTGATCTCCAATCAGATTGATACCAAGAGGAAAAAGGTAATCCTATTCACCGGAGTATTGGCAATCCTTTTGTCCATTAACTTTTGTTGTTGTattcatatatgtatataaatatTAGAGGAATCCCTGTCATTTCTCTTCATTACCTGATGACAGATTCGGAATGCAACAGAGTGCAACAGGAGACTCTATGAATATGTATGCATTACTGTGCACTAAAGTATATTAGTTCTTGTCTACTAACTTGAATCAAACACATGTCTTTGCTTCTTTGCCATATACTTTCAGTtttgttttgtcttttttttttcaaattaagaagctagctagctagattaATGTGAGTGCTTTCTTTAAACTGTATTAATCATAGGATGCAATGGAGGAACCACACTACGGATTGGTTGACGATGGAGGAGATTATTATGATTCTGCCGTCATTGGCTACTCAGCAAATGAAGACCCTCACAATGTATTTCCTTTAAGGCTGCAACCTTCTCATCATCCTAATCTTCACCGCGGAGGAGGAAGTTCAGATCTTACGACCTACTCTTTGCTTTGATCGAGTATCAAGCAAGCTGATCTCAATATCAGGTCGAAAATATTAATCTTCACCGCCAATCAAGTTCAAACTGTCGCCAGTATGCATTCTATATATGTATTAAGATTCAGATGAAATTAAGCTAATTAGCTAGCATGTAGTGTACTGTACTGTGTCCAGGACATCCTGACTTGAGCCTGGCATTTTGGATCATAAAACTTTGTCCTTGATCTTTGGACGTTCCTGATCAGTTTGCTTATTCACTTGCATTCTTACGTACTATGTACGTGAAAGCCAGTTGAAATGATCAGTTTCTCTAAGCCATTGTAAGCTATTTTCATTCTCTATCGAATATTCCATGTTCTTTTTTTCCCCAAGAAAGATTGAGCAGCTATGTCAATTATAATTAAGAAGTTCAATTTTATTGAGCTGGACAGTATTACTTTCAAAATAAGAAGCATGTCTACTTGTCTTAGCTCATGTCACAAATCGAAGATAAAAGTTATTGTGAAATAATAATTTGCACATGTGAGGCATTGAGTTATATGTCAGAAATTATTAAAATGTTTAATTTTATTGAACCGAACAACCTTTTAGCTCATGTGTCACAAGCTTAGGGTAAAAGTACAATATCAATAATTTGTTTGtatgaaaatagaaaagataACCAATTGGAGCTGCTCATAGATAGAATAAGCATCCACAAAAATGTGGAAGAAGCCGTTTTTAAAGCGGCCAAAGCTTAAGTCTATATTAATTTAAAAACTCATAGTTCAGATAACTGAATCGACATCAATCGAGTTTTCTCGACATCAAAATAAGTGAAACTCGGTCTTACTAAATATAAATATTTGTGTAACCTAGAGTAGAATAAAATCCCGAATTTTTTGGAGTATAATataaaattttcatatttttcattCGAGCTAAAAAGTAATATATCttccaaaataagaaaaactaaaaagcaaaagggaaagaagaaaaaaagaaaggaagcaATATAGGACTCTCTGGTCAATGGTCAAACCCCGGGCAGTGAGCAGGAGTCCTCGCCAACCTCTGCGCACCCTTCTGCTTCAATCCTCACTCTCCTCAAACGCCTCAGAGCCTTCGCCACCGCCCTGAAATTGGTCACCTCAACTCCGAAGACCGCCGAATTGGCCGTCCACGTGTCACACAACCTCTCCTACCTATTATTTCCCTCTCCCAACCCCTTTCacctctccctttttttttttttttccttcaaaattTTTCTATGTGACGAAGAAGCTGAGGCGTAGACATGGCCGGGGACGCAGCTGCGGTGCGGAGCTCGGCCGTCGGTGCTTGGATTCCGGCGGACGATGTTTTGCTCAAGAACGCTGTTGAGGTGAAAATTTTGCCTATTTTCATATAATTCGAACAAACTAATAGAAATCTTGTTACTGTAAGCTTTGAAATTATGAGTTTTTACTGTGAAGCATGAactgtattgaacaaatgagagAAATATATGATAGTCTTAGTGTGTTTAAGAGTGGATTCAAAGCAAAAGAATCAAGAAGTTGGGATGGTTTTTCCTGCAGTAGAGTCATTGTTTCCTGTATCTTAGGGTAATTGAGGACAATTTTGCCTGTATTAGGTTTGTCTGGTAAAAGGGTGGATTGTGCTGTTGTCTCTTTCAGAGATGAGTGAGAGTTTGGCATTTTTCAAAGTGATGATTTTGACCAATGATATAAGTTACATAGAAGCGTGATACAGCTGGAGGTAGATACAGTTGGGTTTTTCCATAGAGCAACCTATCTGTTTAGGGCTGTGGAACTGGAACATGTCATTGcatttgttattttggtttcaCTAAAAAAAGTTGTCGTCTTGATAGGAAATCTGTATAACCGAAAATTTCAGGAGTTAGCATTTTAATAACTGCTGTTAGAATATGAGAAGACTATAGCTATATTCTCGAAAATTTCATTTGGATTTAGCAGTTCTATCTTGGAGTTATAGGCATTCTCTTATTCTGTGTTTGCAGGCTGGTGCTTCCTTGGAATCACTTGCTAAAGGTGCGGTTCATTTTTCTCAAAGGTTTACTGTGCAAGAACTGCAAGATCGGTGGTACTCTATCCTATACGATCCAGTTGTGGCTGAAGAGGCTTCTGCTCGCATGACTGAGTTTGAGTGTTCCGCTCCAAATTCCACATCAAAGTTTAGTAGGTTAGGAagttcaaaagaaaacaaatgtgtTCCTGGAAAGAGAAAAGCTGAAAGTGTTCGGAGTAGTTACTATGCTCTGCGTAAAAGGATCTGCAGTGAGCCATTTGACCCCATGGACCTCAATTTTATACTTGCACCCAGTGACAGCAACTATATTGTAAATGGAGATGAGCCTCTATCTGAACATGTCATGACTGGAGATCCAATCCCAAACCATTTTGGAGTTGAGGGATCAGATATGGACAATACCATGCATCATATGTTTCCACAAAATCTGATGCATGACAGCACTGCTATTGGTGGTACTGTTACTGTGGATACATTTCAGATTGGAGGGTTCCAGAAGCCTGCTGAAGAAGATTTTTTAGTTGAGCAAGATAATCTACGTGAAGAAGCTCCTTACATTGAAGACAATCTGCCTATCACAGGGAATGAATCTGAGGTCAAGGAATTCGGTCAACCAAAGGAATTGCCGGATTGCAGCATGTTCGGTGCTGGTGATCTAGGAATGGAACCTCCTTGTTCACTTGATCAAATTAATAATGACGAGATAAATATGTGTTCCCCATTTGAAGGGAATCAGGTTTTTAATGTATCTGCTTCAGACAGTAGTGCATCATTTCACGACTTGGAGTATTCAACTCAACTTCCTGGCACACATATCTGGAGCACAGTTCCAGCAACAGCTACACCAGTTGATGTTGGTATCAGAGAGAATGATACGTGTACCAGAGATTCTTTTGAACTTCTTGACGATATTGGTGCTAATAACACTACAATATCAGGGTATGATATTGACTTGAGGATGGAAATGGCAGTCAGTAATTTCAAGAGTCCAGCTAGTACTGAAGTTTATTTGGCAGAATTGTCCAATTCCCTTTTGAACTTTACAAGTGAGGAGGAACTTATGTTCAAAGATGAGATCGATAAGTCTTACTATGATGGCCTGAGCTCACTTTTGATGAGTTCGCCAAAGGATGATGTTGAAGAACACATGATTAATCTAATTGAGCCAGAGACATTGATGGCTCCAGTTATGTACCCTATGAATCCCTCTGGTACAGATCCTGCAGTGGCAGATGACATAAGGGTGTCCCTCCCTGGTGATGATATGAATTGCCATCCAGAGATGCTGATGCAATCATCTCCAACAGCTTTGAACTCTCAGTTTCCCGAATATAAAGATGGAGTTATCTGTTGCACGTTAAATACTGAGGAATGGGAAATTCCATGCAACGATGACGTGTTTCTTCTCAATCATGTGCCATTGTCATCAACTTCCTGTAAAGTAAAAGAAGCCAGTAAGCCAAAGTCGAAATGTTCATCTGTTAAGGATCTCGCAGTTAATCAAAGAAAGAGTGATACGGGCCCCTGCTTTATGCAAAAAGAACAAAGGAATCCTGGAAAATCTCTTGGATCTCAGAGTAAAGGATCACACTGTATACCAGAAGTGAGTTCAAAATCACCTCTGTGTAATTTTGAGTTGTCCAAGACTGACCCCGTTGATGTGGCTTCTACGAGTACATGTCATGTCAGTGGTAATCGGGGTCAAATTGATTTGGCTAAAGCAATCACAAATCCTCTTCCTGGAATTATGAAGGAAGACACCAGAGATGGTACATTGACAATGTGTCTTGGGTATGCCTCAACAGAGTCTCATATGGCAAACTCATGTGTTGATTACGATTGCGTTAGAAGCTATCCTCAGCCATATGCTACTGAGACTAATTGGGAATCTGATGCATCAGCTACAATTAGAGATCATCAATCATTACATGCAGAAGTTGTGCCAATGGATAATGCTGTCTCAGAACCTGAAGTAAACCCAGTGACAACAGATTTTGAGGGTCTTTTCGATAGTGATGATGATATACCATGTTATTCGGATATAGAGGCAATGGTGAGTCCTCAGATGCCTATTATCTAGTTGATAAGTGCTTGTTTTGCTTTTCATTGTCTGAGCTATGTTTcaatttcctttatttttgtTCCACTTGCAGATACTTGACATGGATTTGGATCCAGATGACCAAGAAATGTATCATGGTGAGGAAGGTAATACTCAGTCCAGCTTTTATCTGTTTAGTGACCAGCTTATTACTTATATGTTTATATGAGAAATAAGCTTGTGAATCCATTCGCCTAAAAACTGGTACAGTTTAGTTTCATGTGTTAAGTATCCTGATGAAATTAGTTTCGTCTTTGGGTTGGCCTTATCTTGTATTTTACATCTAGAGAGATGTTATACACTTTCTTTAAAATGATAAAGGTCTGCTCATCTGACACATGAGATCGTAAGAACTCCATGAAATAGGATTGTTCTCGGTCTACACTAGTTTGTATCACAACAGACTATCCACATTACTCTTTTTGAAATATAGCATCGGTAGTAAAAGAAAAGGATGCATTACATATTGGATATAATGGGTGCAGTTGGTGGTTCCTTATTGAATGATCATTAACTCTGAGTTCCAGACTGTACATCCTTATGTATCATACACACCTTTTTGTTTCCTCCTGTTTTCCTTATTCAACtagtatttttgttttttgaattaATATATGTAAAAGGCCTTGTAATTTTGAGTTCTCTATATGTAGTCTCAAGATATCAGGATGACGACACTAGGAGAGCAATCATGAGACTGGAGCAGGGTGCTTATTCGTACATGCAAAGAGCCATTGCATCTCATGGAGCATTTGCCATTTTGTATGGGCGTCATTCTAAGCATTATATTAAGAAGCCTGAGGTTTGGAATTGCTCTTAAATTCTCTTCAATCCTAATTAAGTAGATGGACCTTCTTTTgcgtttctctctctctagggtTGGGTTGGAAGAGATCCATAAATTGTGGAATGTGATTTCTCTGTATAACTTAACTACTCTTCTAAATTGTCAAAGTGATCCATCTAGGTAATATGCATTGGAGGGATCTTTCTATTATTattacttttaaaaaaaaaaaaacaatagtagtggttttgattttt is a genomic window containing:
- the LOC133740875 gene encoding floral homeotic protein DEFICIENS isoform X1, producing the protein MARGKIQIKRIENVTNRQVTYSKRRNGLFKKANELTVLCDAKVSLLMVSSSGKLHEFISPSTTTKQVYDEYQKLLGIDLWKSHYETMQENLKKLKEINKSLRRQISHRVGECLNDLRFAELHSLEKEMESAVEVVRNRKLKLISNQIDTKRKKIRNATECNRRLYEYDAMEEPHYGLVDDGGDYYDSAVIGYSANEDPHNVFPLRLQPSHHPNLHRGGGSSDLTTYSLL
- the LOC133740875 gene encoding floral homeotic protein DEFICIENS isoform X2; this encodes MARGKIQIKRIENVTNRQVTYSKRRNGLFKKANELTVLCDAKVSLLMVSSSGKLHEFISPSTTTKQVYDEYQKLLGIDLWKSHYETMQENLKKLKEINKSLRRQISHRVGECLNDLRFAELHSLEKEMESAVEVVRNRKLKLISNQIDTKRKKDAMEEPHYGLVDDGGDYYDSAVIGYSANEDPHNVFPLRLQPSHHPNLHRGGGSSDLTTYSLL
- the LOC133738543 gene encoding uncharacterized protein LOC133738543 isoform X2, which translates into the protein MAGDAAAVRSSAVGAWIPADDVLLKNAVEAGASLESLAKGAVHFSQRFTVQELQDRWYSILYDPVVAEEASARMTEFECSAPNSTSKFSRLGSSKENKCVPGKRKAESVRSSYYALRKRICSEPFDPMDLNFILAPSDSNYIVNGDEPLSEHVMTGDPIPNHFGVEGSDMDNTMHHMFPQNLMHDSTAIGGTVTVDTFQIGGFQKPAEEDFLVEQDNLREEAPYIEDNLPITGNESEVKEFGQPKELPDCSMFGAGDLGMEPPCSLDQINNDEINMCSPFEGNQVFNVSASDSSASFHDLEYSTQLPGTHIWSTVPATATPVDVGIRENDTCTRDSFELLDDIGANNTTISGYDIDLRMEMAVSNFKSPASTEVYLAELSNSLLNFTSEEELMFKDEIDKSYYDGLSSLLMSSPKDDVEEHMINLIEPETLMAPVMYPMNPSGTDPAVADDIRVSLPGDDMNCHPEMLMQSSPTALNSQFPEYKDGVICCTLNTEEWEIPCNDDVFLLNHVPLSSTSCKVKEASKPKSKCSSVKDLAVNQRKSDTGPCFMQKEQRNPGKSLGSQSKGSHCIPEVSSKSPLCNFELSKTDPVDVASTSTCHVSGNRGQIDLAKAITNPLPGIMKEDTRDGTLTMCLGYASTESHMANSCVDYDCVRSYPQPYATETNWESDASATIRDHQSLHAEVVPMDNAVSEPEVNPVTTDFEGLFDSDDDIPCYSDIEAMILDMDLDPDDQEMYHGEEVSRYQDDDTRRAIMRLEQGAYSYMQRAIASHGAFAILYGRHSKHYIKKPEVLLGRTTKDVIVDIDLAREGRGNKVSRQQY
- the LOC133738543 gene encoding uncharacterized protein LOC133738543 isoform X1, yielding MAGDAAAVRSSAVGAWIPADDVLLKNAVEAGASLESLAKGAVHFSQRFTVQELQDRWYSILYDPVVAEEASARMTEFECSAPNSTSKFSRLGSSKENKCVPGKRKAESVRSSYYALRKRICSEPFDPMDLNFILAPSDSNYIVNGDEPLSEHVMTGDPIPNHFGVEGSDMDNTMHHMFPQNLMHDSTAIGGTVTVDTFQIGGFQKPAEEDFLVEQDNLREEAPYIEDNLPITGNESEVKEFGQPKELPDCSMFGAGDLGMEPPCSLDQINNDEINMCSPFEGNQVFNVSASDSSASFHDLEYSTQLPGTHIWSTVPATATPVDVGIRENDTCTRDSFELLDDIGANNTTISGYDIDLRMEMAVSNFKSPASTEVYLAELSNSLLNFTSEEELMFKDEIDKSYYDGLSSLLMSSPKDDVEEHMINLIEPETLMAPVMYPMNPSGTDPAVADDIRVSLPGDDMNCHPEMLMQSSPTALNSQFPEYKDGVICCTLNTEEWEIPCNDDVFLLNHVPLSSTSCKVKEASKPKSKCSSVKDLAVNQRKSDTGPCFMQKEQRNPGKSLGSQSKGSHCIPEVSSKSPLCNFELSKTDPVDVASTSTCHVSGNRGQIDLAKAITNPLPGIMKEDTRDGTLTMCLGYASTESHMANSCVDYDCVRSYPQPYATETNWESDASATIRDHQSLHAEVVPMDNAVSEPEVNPVTTDFEGLFDSDDDIPCYSDIEAMILDMDLDPDDQEMYHGEEVSRYQDDDTRRAIMRLEQGAYSYMQRAIASHGAFAILYGRHSKHYIKKPEVLLGRTTKDVIVDIDLAREGRGNKVSRQQAVLKMEKDGSFHLKNLGSCSISVNSTELTPGQSLCLSSSCLIEIRGMPFIFETNQTRVKQYLDSITQG